TCGAGTTCGGCCGCCCACTCGATCAGCGTCCACTCGGACACGTCGTCCCCCGCCCCGGGCACGATGTGCCGGCCGTACAGCTCGGCCGCCTCCCCGTGCCGCCCCTCCTCGGCCAGGACGACCGCGAGACGGCTGTACCGGCCGGCCTCCGCCAACTCCTCGCAGACCGCCAGCCCTTCGGCCCGTCGTCCGACGGCGAACAGCGCGTGCTGGTAGCCGTGCAGGGCGCGGTTCAGGCGCTCCTCCCCGTCCGGCACGTCCGCGCCGAACCGCCGTGCCGCGTCCACCGCCTCGCCGTACAGGACCACGTCGAGATCGGGATCCCTGAGCTCATTGGCCCGCTCGACCAGTGCGTCGAACAGCTTCGGCAGATACGCCCGCGGGCTCGCCGTCGCGAGCACCCGGTATGCGTCCAGCCGCTCCCGGAGGCTCGGCTGCTCCGACCCCAGCAGCAGTACCCGCGCCCGCAGCACCGCGTCCTGGCTGAACTTCTCTGCGTTCCCCATGTGCCCCCTGTTCTCCGTGTGATGCGACGACGGAGATTCTGGGAGTCGGGGGACACCCCGGACAAGGCTCCCGAACTGTGCGTTCCGTCCTACGAAAAACGGCTCTGACCTGTCATGATGGTGACGTCTTCACCCCTGGATCACCCCGGACGGGAGGCGCACGGTGGGGGACCCGAGCGACGTGCCCGACGTACCCGACGTCTTCGACCCGCGGATCTACGCCGCAGGCATCCCGCACGACCGCTTCCGCGCCCTGCGCGACCTGGCCCCCGTCGCCCGGCAGGAGGAGCCCGAGATCCTCGGCTGGCCCGCCGGATCGGGGTTCTGGGCCGTCACCCGGCACGCCGACGTCGTCCGGGTGCTCAAGGACTCGGGGACGTACTCCTCGCACCTCGGCGCCACCCAGATCCGCGATCCCGACCCCGCCGACCTGCCCTTCATCCGGCGCATGATGCTCAATCAGGACCCGCCGGGCCACGGGAGGTTGAGGCGTCTCGTGAGTCGCGCCTTCACCCCTGGCCGTATCGAGCGCTTCGCCGCGACCGCACGCGACCGGGCCCGCGAGCTGCTCGGTGCCGCGTTCGCGGGCGGCGGCGAGGTGGACCTCGTGCGGGCCGTCACCGACGACTACGCCCTGCTCAACCTCACCGACCTGCTCGGGATCCCCGCGAGCGACCGGGGGCTCCTGCACACCTGGACCGAGCGGGTCATCGCCTACCAGGACCCCGACGAGCCCCCGGTCCTCGACGGCGAGGGGCGGCCGGTCAACCCCCGTTCGCCCGCCATGCTCGCCGAGATGTTCGACTACGCCCAGGAGCTCGCCGCGTACAAGCGCGCGCACCCCGCCGACGACGTCATGAGCACCCTCGCCGCCTCCGAACTCGCCGACGCCGAGCTGGAGATGTTCTTCTTCCTGCTGACCGTCGCCGGGAACGACACCGTCCGCAGCGCCGCCCCCGGCGGGATCCTCGCCCTCGCCGAACACCCGTCGGAGCAGCGGAGGTTGTGGGGAGGAGAGGTCTCCATGGACACGGCCGTCGACGAACTCCTCCGCGTGCACCCGCCCGTGCTCTCCTTCCGGCGCACCGCCGCCCACGGCACCGAACTCGCCGGGCAGAAGATCCGGGCGGGCGACAAGGTCGTCGTCTTCCACGCCTCCGCCAACCACGACGAGCGCGTCTTCGCCGACCCGCACCGCCTGGACCTCGGCCGGACCCCGAACCCGCACGTCTCCTTCGGCGACGGCCCGCACGTCTGCCTCGGCGCCCACTTCGCCCGGCTCCAGCTCCGCGTGTTCTACGAGGAGGTGCGCGCGGCCTGCGGCGGGCTCGAACCCGCCGGACCGCCCCGGCGTCTCGTCTCCAACTTCATCAACGGCATCAAGTCGCTGCCGGTGCGGCCGTCGGCGCCGTCCGCGCCGCGCTCGTGACGTCGGCCACCAGCTCCACCACATCGGGGCCGTACGCCTGCGAGTTGACCACCCGGAGGAGCAGGACGAAGGAGCCGTTCGGGCCGTACTTGCCCGTCAGCGCCTTGTGGTGGCGGGCCAGGTACCGCGCCGCGGCCTGATTGGTGACCGCGGCCTGGCCGCAGAGCAGGAACACAGGCCGGCTGCCCTCACCGCGGGTGAGGCGCGCGAGGACGACGTACTCGTCGACCCCCCACTGCGGGCGGTAGGTCTCACCCGCCACGGTCA
The DNA window shown above is from Streptomyces vietnamensis and carries:
- a CDS encoding cytochrome P450, whose amino-acid sequence is MGDPSDVPDVPDVFDPRIYAAGIPHDRFRALRDLAPVARQEEPEILGWPAGSGFWAVTRHADVVRVLKDSGTYSSHLGATQIRDPDPADLPFIRRMMLNQDPPGHGRLRRLVSRAFTPGRIERFAATARDRARELLGAAFAGGGEVDLVRAVTDDYALLNLTDLLGIPASDRGLLHTWTERVIAYQDPDEPPVLDGEGRPVNPRSPAMLAEMFDYAQELAAYKRAHPADDVMSTLAASELADAELEMFFFLLTVAGNDTVRSAAPGGILALAEHPSEQRRLWGGEVSMDTAVDELLRVHPPVLSFRRTAAHGTELAGQKIRAGDKVVVFHASANHDERVFADPHRLDLGRTPNPHVSFGDGPHVCLGAHFARLQLRVFYEEVRAACGGLEPAGPPRRLVSNFINGIKSLPVRPSAPSAPRS